A genomic segment from Verrucomicrobiia bacterium encodes:
- a CDS encoding DUF1552 domain-containing protein has product MKHPRISRRTLLKGAGTIAIGLPFLEEMLPGRALAAPAGGVPVRAFNLFFGLGIPAPLQTEGYDGVLEPLKPLAGRLLLLRGVDQVRCDEPGINAHYDGSSGAFTAEPPNGTARAGGPSIDQVIRRTHYADGFPPGVVPTLLAGTFFRRNDRLSRYVQSFNDDGTPAAGMQEKPRDLFDRVFGSSGLEGAAPDVQRQRFRRSVLDSVMEQYRYYTGANSPLGAASRARVADHLDRIREFEQRAQAAEARDPNGPQVPPRSKLIHGGEADPGGEGIDITLDELVEGWRLMADLYATAIQMDRVRIGSLTFLAAGERIRLKGDYAYNGRSVFHFDDAAQHNASGSAGCSHEWWHKFDEAKPNEALRAHAHMKMRELAYFLARLDSPETREANGRTLLENSLITISTESGDGRHSDSKRELSGVFHAITGADGRFKTGQILDVGAEGLDLYNTMLDAMGAKRRLGPASRAFRPVDSIRA; this is encoded by the coding sequence ATGAAACATCCACGCATCAGCCGCCGCACGCTCCTCAAGGGCGCCGGCACCATCGCCATCGGGCTGCCGTTCCTGGAGGAGATGCTCCCGGGCCGGGCGCTCGCCGCGCCGGCGGGCGGCGTGCCGGTGCGGGCCTTCAACCTCTTCTTCGGCCTCGGGATTCCGGCGCCGCTGCAGACGGAAGGCTACGATGGCGTGCTGGAGCCCTTGAAGCCGCTGGCCGGCAGGCTGCTGCTGCTCCGGGGTGTGGACCAGGTGCGCTGCGACGAACCCGGCATCAATGCCCACTATGACGGCTCGTCGGGTGCGTTCACCGCCGAACCCCCCAACGGGACCGCCCGTGCCGGCGGCCCCTCCATTGACCAGGTGATCCGCCGGACGCACTACGCGGACGGCTTCCCACCGGGCGTGGTGCCGACGCTGCTGGCCGGCACGTTCTTCCGCCGCAACGACCGGCTCAGCCGCTACGTGCAGAGCTTCAACGACGACGGGACCCCCGCCGCCGGCATGCAGGAAAAGCCCCGCGATTTGTTTGACCGGGTATTTGGCTCCTCCGGACTGGAAGGAGCGGCACCGGATGTCCAGCGCCAGCGCTTCCGGCGCAGCGTGCTCGACTCCGTAATGGAACAGTACCGCTACTACACCGGAGCCAACTCGCCGCTTGGTGCGGCCTCCAGGGCCCGCGTGGCGGATCACCTCGACCGCATCCGGGAATTCGAGCAGCGGGCCCAGGCCGCGGAGGCTCGCGATCCGAACGGACCGCAGGTGCCGCCCCGATCCAAACTGATCCACGGGGGCGAGGCCGATCCGGGGGGTGAGGGCATTGACATCACCCTCGATGAACTCGTTGAGGGCTGGCGCCTCATGGCCGACCTCTACGCGACCGCCATCCAGATGGACCGCGTCCGCATCGGCTCGCTGACCTTCCTCGCCGCCGGCGAGCGGATCCGGCTTAAGGGTGACTATGCCTACAACGGGCGCAGCGTGTTCCACTTCGACGACGCCGCGCAGCACAACGCCTCGGGCTCGGCCGGATGCAGCCACGAGTGGTGGCACAAATTTGATGAGGCGAAGCCCAACGAGGCGCTGCGGGCCCATGCGCACATGAAGATGCGGGAACTGGCCTACTTCCTCGCCCGGCTGGATTCCCCGGAGACCCGCGAGGCCAACGGCCGGACCCTCCTCGAAAACTCGTTGATCACCATCTCCACCGAATCCGGCGACGGACGCCACAGCGACTCGAAGCGGGAGTTGAGCGGCGTCTTCCACGCCATCACGGGAGCCGACGGACGCTTCAAGACCGGGCAGATCCTGGACGTCGGAGCGGAGGGCCTCGACCTGTACAACACGATGCTCGACGCCATGGGTGCCAAACGCCGGCTCGGCCCTGCGTCCCGCGCATTCCGGCCGGTGGACTCGATTCGGGCGTGA
- a CDS encoding DUF1592 domain-containing protein — protein sequence MRRPPPSLRPLTALALVALAAQFVPSLNADGRSRSGLLALYRFDEPGGALVKDVSGAGTPVNLRISDTNAVRWSEGGLEVTGRTLIRSERSATRLSDAVRVSGKFTVEAWVRPAATHQDGPARIVTISSGGSVRNFTLGQDGTRFDVRMRTTQTTDNGIPSTSSPDHSLTTNRTHVVFTRDRNGRTRLYLDGQLSVERTLEGTTVNWDGSYPLALANELSGDRPWRGTYHLVALYNRDLLPHEVEAHFRMGPDPKVALQSSELAAVLEPSNARLFEAEIAPLLSRYCLECHDAAIHKGRLDLSRRHAAFAGGSSGPVIAPGDAAKSALWTLVESDEMPEDRPPLPAREKALLREWIEGGAAWPVEMIDPAAHRLSRQTRQASLRRLTVPEYIETVRAAVGVEIGREAIEILPRDLRADGFNNTAYNLGVDLSHVEAYSQMAGLVVDRLDVPAFLKEFAPDPDTSPDALRQAVARVGHWLLRGPLEDHEISAFLGVATAVTAQDGDFDTAMALVIETMLQSPRFLYRMENQRGDGTAWPVGDFELASRLSYTLWGAPPDRELMHAAGTGALYDRRQVEAQVGRMLGDPRVRKRSLQFVTEWLDLDRLANLRPNPAKFPQWDPELAADMRAETLAFFEEVVWQQRRPLADLLNAQVTYATPRLAKFYGLPESDSVALARYDLSAIPGRGGLLTQGSVLTVGGDEASMVTRGLFVLNDILRGAVNNPPPGLDTRPVPARPGLSKRGAAEQRVQNPACGACHRRFETLAFALEKYDGLGVHHQRDEHGNPLREDGEVLFPGEARPVAYPSADALMDLLAAHDRVRENLARKVIQFAIGRPLTAADAPVVTQIHRRAAAAGGTYPELLRAIVLSDLVLTSDTEAP from the coding sequence ATGCGGCGACCGCCCCCATCCCTCCGGCCGCTGACCGCACTGGCTCTCGTGGCCCTCGCGGCCCAGTTCGTTCCTTCGCTCAATGCTGACGGACGTTCCCGCAGCGGTCTGCTGGCGCTCTACCGGTTCGACGAGCCCGGGGGCGCTCTCGTCAAGGACGTCTCCGGTGCGGGCACCCCGGTGAACCTGCGCATCAGCGACACCAATGCCGTCCGCTGGTCGGAAGGAGGACTGGAGGTGACCGGCAGGACGTTGATCCGTTCGGAACGTTCCGCCACACGCCTCTCGGACGCCGTGCGGGTGTCGGGCAAATTCACCGTGGAGGCCTGGGTGCGGCCGGCGGCGACCCACCAGGATGGCCCCGCGCGGATCGTCACGATTTCATCGGGCGGCAGCGTGCGGAATTTCACGCTCGGTCAGGACGGCACCCGGTTCGACGTTCGGATGCGGACGACGCAGACGACCGACAATGGAATTCCCTCAACGAGTTCTCCTGACCACAGCCTGACCACCAACCGCACCCATGTGGTGTTCACCCGGGATCGAAACGGACGCACGCGCCTGTATCTGGACGGCCAGTTGAGCGTTGAGCGAACCCTCGAGGGCACCACGGTCAACTGGGACGGGTCCTATCCGCTGGCACTCGCGAACGAACTGTCCGGCGACCGGCCCTGGCGCGGCACATATCACCTGGTGGCCCTCTACAACCGCGACCTGCTGCCCCACGAGGTCGAGGCGCATTTTCGGATGGGTCCCGACCCGAAAGTCGCCCTTCAGTCCTCCGAGCTCGCGGCCGTGCTGGAGCCGTCCAATGCACGACTCTTTGAGGCGGAGATCGCGCCGCTGCTTTCGCGGTACTGTCTCGAGTGTCACGACGCGGCAATTCACAAGGGAAGGCTGGACCTCTCGCGACGGCATGCCGCCTTCGCCGGGGGGAGCAGCGGGCCGGTGATTGCACCGGGAGACGCGGCGAAGAGCGCGCTGTGGACCCTCGTCGAGTCGGACGAGATGCCGGAGGACCGCCCGCCGCTGCCGGCACGGGAGAAGGCGCTGCTCCGCGAGTGGATCGAAGGGGGCGCAGCGTGGCCGGTGGAGATGATTGATCCCGCCGCGCACCGGCTGAGCCGTCAGACCCGCCAGGCATCGCTGCGCCGGCTGACGGTGCCGGAATACATCGAAACCGTCCGCGCCGCCGTCGGTGTCGAGATCGGGCGGGAGGCCATTGAGATCCTGCCCCGGGATCTGCGCGCCGACGGCTTCAACAACACCGCCTACAACCTGGGCGTGGATCTCAGCCACGTGGAGGCTTATTCCCAGATGGCCGGGCTCGTGGTGGACCGCCTGGACGTGCCGGCGTTTCTCAAGGAGTTTGCGCCGGACCCGGACACCTCCCCCGACGCGCTGCGTCAGGCGGTTGCCCGGGTGGGCCACTGGCTCCTGCGCGGTCCGCTGGAGGACCATGAGATCAGTGCCTTCCTGGGCGTCGCGACCGCCGTCACGGCGCAGGACGGCGATTTCGACACAGCCATGGCGCTGGTGATCGAGACGATGCTGCAGTCGCCACGCTTCCTTTATCGTATGGAGAACCAGCGCGGTGATGGCACGGCCTGGCCGGTGGGGGATTTCGAACTGGCGTCGCGGCTCAGCTACACCCTCTGGGGAGCACCGCCGGATCGCGAGTTGATGCACGCGGCCGGGACCGGCGCCTTGTACGACCGGCGCCAGGTCGAGGCCCAGGTCGGGCGGATGCTCGGCGACCCGCGTGTCCGGAAGCGCTCACTGCAGTTCGTCACCGAATGGCTGGACCTCGACCGGCTGGCCAACCTGCGGCCCAATCCCGCGAAGTTTCCACAGTGGGATCCCGAACTGGCCGCCGACATGCGTGCCGAGACCCTCGCATTCTTCGAGGAGGTCGTGTGGCAACAGCGGCGCCCCCTGGCGGACCTGTTGAATGCCCAGGTGACCTACGCCACGCCGCGTCTGGCGAAGTTCTACGGCCTGCCGGAAAGCGACAGCGTGGCCCTTGCCCGGTACGATCTCTCGGCAATCCCCGGACGCGGCGGGTTGCTGACCCAGGGCAGCGTGCTCACCGTGGGGGGCGACGAAGCGTCCATGGTGACCCGGGGTCTTTTTGTGCTGAACGACATCCTGCGCGGCGCCGTGAACAATCCTCCCCCCGGACTGGACACCCGCCCGGTGCCGGCGCGGCCCGGCCTTTCCAAGCGCGGCGCGGCCGAACAACGCGTGCAGAACCCCGCCTGTGGCGCCTGCCATCGGCGCTTCGAAACACTCGCCTTCGCCCTCGAAAAATACGACGGTCTCGGAGTGCACCACCAGCGAGACGAGCACGGAAATCCGCTGCGCGAAGACGGCGAAGTGCTTTTTCCCGGCGAGGCCCGCCCCGTCGCCTACCCGTCTGCCGACGCGCTCATGGATCTTCTGGCTGCGCACGACCGCGTCCGCGAAAACCTGGCGCGCAAGGTCATCCAGTTTGCCATCGGCCGGCCGCTCACCGCCGCTGATGCCCCGGTCGTGACGCAGATCCACCGGCGTGCCGCGGCGGCGGGCGGCACGTACCCGGAGCTGTTGCGCGCCATCGTCCTGAGCGATCTGGTGCTGACCTCCGACACCGAAGCCCCCTGA